TTTTGTAACAGTTATTAATTGTTGCATCATTGTAATGTCTAGAAGGAAGTGTAAACAGAATCAgtaattactttttaataagAAACTTAATCACTTGGAATGCGTTTTATGACGGAAACGGATGtttcaaataaacaattatatacatCAACTGTAACACACATCACAGAATGATATATATCATATGGTTTGCATTTATCTTtcttaaaaagttttattttagaagTGCAGATGTATTCCGTATGCTTCGAAAATGTTTCTTATTGTAGTTTGATAAGTTTTGATACACCAGccgttatacatgttatatagaGTGAACTATCGGATTAAATAAATTCAGATTATGAAACttaacatttttctcaaaataatattaatattacaaAGAGATGTTAGGTCAttaacaaaatacattgtatatcatCTTTCGGCAAACCTCGTAATGTAAAGTGTGAGAAAACATTTATTACCAACTCAAATGGGAAGAAATCGTTTGTATCGGGAATGTTTTGTAGAGTCTTTTTAATTAGTTAAATGTTGATATAGCTGACCaacaacagtttattttaataaacaaccGAAAACAATCTAATTCCGCAACATTCTTCATGTGTCTGTCGCAAGTCATGACTCTGCATTCGTGGTAGTCGATTGTTtctatatcatgtttatttttcaatgattattttgcACATGATTCTAGCTGTTGGtttcacgtttgaattgttaGTACATTTGTGATTTAGAGGCTTTTTATagtagtccagtcaatctagcataaattttaCCCTTacccgaaagtaattgcaacagaagatatttaagttttaatcttaagCATTAtgccccaaatatacacagaaaaaagtcccttaagggggttcgcgggtctaaatcatttatataggatttctctatatttttctttaaatgaactttatattagagttaatagaaaaataaaataaaaaagtggggtcaccgttcatttgcgctcacaatctaccttcgaaagaagcatacatttttgtgaaagtgttttttttctgttgaagtaataagagaaataaaaataacatcgaaataaaaaaagaaatttattacagaaatcgctcaaattttacaataatttagtttaagtacagcttatatggaaattgtattaaaaaaaataggtcaccgatgagttgaaaaagatatttcaattttatagccaaaaaatggcatttttccaccaaagggagataatttgaaactttttcaatgatgtatacattttgaaagtcatctggggccaacacgaattgattgttttgaatgatttttgtaccatatgataaagtaacaactacaaaaggtaacaaataaaatttgtaatgaaaaacaaatgtttaatttttttctgaaatttttataccctcgagcctccttaaaatctaacttgagggagattaaaaaaatcaccatttaaaattcctatggagatttgcattgaaaagggagataactcttgcaaaaaaggcagaaatatcaataaaattgatacaaaattataactttaccgcttctattctTCAGAATGTATCGATTCTTGGTATTTTgcggtctttagagtataacaaacaaatctaaaggtgttttcatatattttattaagctATTctctagatttcgtaattcattagttgaccatttattcaatttttcaacatgtcaatgaagaatctcaaatttgataaaaataattgagcatgtattcttctttttgtggtttaaagtttctttagatgAGTAATTTGCTGAAAAactataatatacagatataaacaataccaaattttcacattattttttcaaaattgttacaaagcttcaaatttgcaatttcttcaATGATAAATGCCTGAAAAAAAACCCGACCcataacaattttgttttgtacatttcatgaacagaagattatataagttagtcaaatacaaacttataaccccatcaaagtatcatactttacataaatttcaagaaaaactaCCAAAAactgacctaaaaaaaaaaatcctttttgtaagagttatctccccttccaatgttaatttccttAGGAAATTataaatgctgattttgagttttcctcaagtaagattttatgtttttttttctctgtatacAAAGagcataatgctatagattagaactaaaacattttctgttgcaattagtttgaggttaaatcttagtttgactggactatagCTGACTCTGCGGTATTGTTTTTACTCATTGTGGTAGACTTTACGATGACTTATGTGTGTACAAATTTAATGCACACAATGAAATATTTAGCAAaactaattatatttaaaaactttcataatattttctatatacGTGTATTTTGTTTTGCGATCGAAAGTTATCTctaatgttgtactgttataccactgtcccaggtaacgGTGTTGAAAACGAAAATTCAGGGCAAATTTGGACCCATTGATCCCATAAAGCAAGTGACATTCTCATGTCTAAGAACGCTAgctatagacatgatagaaaaTATCTCTCTATTACAAACCAAAgttgttataaatatatttgttatgaaaaacTACATTTCCGTCATCAATTGACGTGCTTTATATTAAcatctaaattgatttaatgtttaaataatcgCATGCATTGCATCGTTAACATGGCAAAGCTAACATATTTAACAACTTTCATTTCATAACGCCCATCTGGTATCTCTGTTCTCTGCACATATACAACTATAAATTGTTATgtcattaaacattttaactcCATTTTATTCAATGCACGGTTCAGACTAAATCAGTTTAATGACTGTTATTTCAGTTCATTGATAAATGTGATATGAATTATATAATTGCAACATTCATACTATATTAAATTAGATTAGACTATACTGCAATAGTTTAAATCATGCGAGACTTCAATCAAGTACAGATTAACACTTGACATTTCGTGcgtctattttattattttcttcaatttttatgTTTCTGTATTAGGACCATGTCTGTTCTCCAGGACCCCAGAGAGTCCAGGACAACCcgtaagaaaaaaaacccacacacacacacacaaataaAAGACGCATGTATATTAACTGAACAATCTACGCCATTATGTAACATAACAAATGTATGACTTTAAGGTTAAGACAAGTCCTTGTCGGCCGGATGTTTTAAGTACATTGAACACTCGAATCCCGCTCATGGAATATGCGTTCGGTGGCCTAAAATTGCTTACATCTACTTTATTTAAACTGTAATGGTTAGTTGTTTCATTTGAAGTCGTGCCACATCTCCCTTATTTTTATTCAAGCGTTTATCTGTAGGTCTAATACCATTGAAACACTACAAGGAAGcgtaataaattgtaaaaagccATTGGAATCCAAACTGTAAAAGGGCAACGTTTAAGAGTTTTACTAATTAAGCCAAAGACATTGCCTCGCTATTGGCAGTGCGCTTAACTCAGATATCGGTGTAATATAACCTCAAGTTGTCCAGCAAATGAACGGTTTCCTGGCCAGTTTCATTTAGTCCTTCCGGTCGACCTATTTcagtgttttattataaatatgttatcCACCTGAAAattcatgaactatttgccactagacgttaataaaacaattattataagtaaatcattatgttgctagaattacatattttttatctgATAATAAACAATTACTTATTAAACTTCTTCCTTGTGGTTAATACGGAGATGGAGATAAATAATCTGTTGTCAGACAAACTATTCTATTTGATATAAAACTTCCTGTCCTTGGAACACTAATATTAAAAGATGTATTGCCAGCTTTCCCATCAGGAATTTCTTAGAggatttaatttgatttcaagGTTCGAAATGAATGATCTTATACACTAAACCTATGTACTGCGTTCGTACTTGATGAATTTGTCACAAACGACATACATTGTATGAAGCAACGGTGTTTTTCTTAATATCACTAATTAAAACTGTCATACTTCAAAGAAGCTTGTTAAAATCATAGCATTAGGGTATATATGTACTTGTGTATCTTCATTTGACGAGCTGCTTGgtattaataacttttttttttcttgtcgtCCAGTGGATATTATTTGATACTTTTTAGAACGTTTGTAATGTAATTGACGACAAAGTGATCTCTCAAAATGACGGTGGTTATGATAAATTCTAAATCAACAGCGCTGTTTTAAGAATTTCAAGTCAactcaatatacatgtacatgtagtcaTATTAATTAACGGATTTCAAGCATCAATCGGACCTACCATTTATTCGTATTGATTACCATTTATTGGTATTGATAATTTGTTCTcgtaatacaaaaaaaaaaaaatactgacacTGTCATGCCTGTGTATGCGTTTTCCTTCCCTCATAATGATTTTACACGGCTGTATTCTACTGTGTCCCATTTATTAGAGACTTGAAAATTTTAAGAGGTACATGTAAGaattaaaaatacttcaaaGATCCAGAAAAAAACGTTTTCATTGTAACGGAGTCTAGGCAAGGATCAGTGAAACTGTTTGCATTATAATATGGCGGAAATATTCTCTTCTTTTTCTAATTTCATCTACTTAATAATCAAAGACATGACTCTCTTTATGTTATCAgttgtttttattatgattCAAACCATATAAACTGTGGCGagtttttggcattaaaattaataaagatatttaaatgaaaacttcCGATGCATCTGATAATATAATCAAAACTTGACTTGTTTTGAAAGTTAACCGAGATTGCATTGTAATCTGTCATTCACTGTTTCAATTATTGGTGATGTTgtcaatttaattaaatttatcactttgaaatttaattttgaatcttTAAATTAAGCACATTAGTTTCCATTGtcagttttaaattaaaatgatgCGATTTTTGTATGGTTaggttgaaaattaaaagatgagTAATTGGTATTTCGAAATCCATCATTAGATTGATCACAGTTGGTTTTATTACAAGTTAGAACGATACAGATTATGGATGAACAATAGTTTTTctgatttaaattaaataaaaggtGACATGTCACACAACCAAAACGTGTGATAAGCTCTTTTTAGCTTTTATAACAAAGTCAAAGAAtgcattaattttaaaatcaatccTTTGTTCGGAGACTCCTTTTGTCACTGTTACACTCAATAAGGGAGTATGCAGTTCTAGTGTCAGTCAAAGTGTTAAGTCTATATGTCCATTTAAAACCTAATTATTAAGAGTGATCATTATTTGCACTGACGTTGACGTACGAGCATCCAATTTTCATTGTGTgtgtttttgtaattaaaatttttaagttaatgtttttatacattttaatcaCTTCCGGGATTAAAAaactaaatgataaaaatgtacTATTAGATCTGAtgctaaaattaataaaaatgaaaaataagattAGAACTGACAAGCAGGTTTTTGCCTATAACGTTTCTCATAAGATATAAATTAGATACTATATAAATAGACCCTGGCATATATTGCGGaagttgaaatattgttttgaacagAGACGTCGTTTGCAGCGGTCCTACAACAATTTTGGCCTCGATTTGATTATGCTTGTTCTGGAATGAAGGAAAACAGTCGGTTACACAATTATGTAGCTAATTGGATAGTAACATCATAAAACAACTTGTGGATCTGAACTCGgatataattcaaaagttttctatcatttttttttataaaacacgCATGCTTAGTGCCAACGTTTCTTTTctgcaatgaattacagtgatgcCGAATCTCAAAATGTAATACCACATACCAGAACTGTTAAGGATGCAATTCTAAGAAAGCGAGGAAAGGCAATTCTAAGAAAGCGAGGAAAGtaaaagagagacaaaagataccaaagtgacATTTAAACTTACAAGTTTAAATGTCACTTTGGTATATTTTGCctcgtttttattttcattataaaactgacaatgccatgtaTAAAAAACGgttaaaagacaaataaaatatacaaaacacaacatagaaaaccaaagacctATAAACACGAAACGCTCCAATAAAACCGTTTAATGTGTACTTCCTTGACTGTATTCCGTTTGTTATATGGTACATATAATTGCTATACACTGGTAACCTTAATCATTCCATATATCATTTCGCTCACATTCACAAATGTAATAAGCAGGAATTATTTGAAGGAATACgcattgtttttaattaactAGAATTTGATGAGATGTTGTATGTTGTAATGCTATTATAACACTCGTTTTTCCAATGTTTCATGAAAACATTGACCAGGGGTTGATTGTATTTCAAGTAGCTGAATCAGAAAGAAGAATTATACTTCATTTTACTGAACAAGACATTagtattatgaaattatattagtTTTTACCTCAGGTAATTGCTTCAATCTACTGAAGTATTGATATAACTCAAACTGAAATTGGTTTTCATTTCAGGTAATTGATTCAGGGAAAGATAATCCACCACATTCCATTATGAATAGTACGGACTATTTCTACGTATACTGTGACGAAACTGGGAAGAACGATTCCGACAATGATACAGAAACATCGGAAGAGAAGCTTAACAGAACGGCCATAACAACATTTTTGGTATCTTCATATACCATTATTTGCATTGCCGGTCTGATTGGAAATGCGTTAGTTATTTATGTCGTTCTACGTTTTGCCAAAATGAAAACTGTGACTAACTTGTACATATTAAATCTTGCTGTTTCCGATGCGATGTTTCTAATTAGCTTACCATTTCTTATCACAACTACTGTTTTAGAACACTGGATATTTGACACAGCCATGTGtaagatatattttgtattatactCCATCAACTTCATAACAAGCGTTCTAACATTAACTGCATTGAGTGGTGATCGATATCTTGCCGTTTGTCATCCCGTATCTTCGGGGCGTTACCGGACAACTAAAATCGCTTTCTTTGTCTGTCTCTTGATCTGGTCCCTTTCATTTTTTGTGATGCTACCAATAATCTTGTATTCAACAACGATTCCAAATCCAAAAGACAACTCACACGACACCTGTACTGTGAAATGGCCGGAAGACCAACTGATACCTCCAGAAAAGGCATTCACCTGGTACACTTTCTTACTTGGATTTGCGATACCTGTTTCCTTGATCTTTGTTTTTTACCTATCGGTTGTGCTGAATTTGTCCTGCATCGGTCCTGGCATGCGTACTGCAAACAAAAAACGATCACGACGTAAGGTAACACGCTTAGTGTTTGCAGTTATAGGTGTCTATATTTTATGTTGGTTACCGCATTGGGTATTCCAAGTAAATCTTACATTTCAACCACAGGATTATAGACTGAAAGATTGGGAGATATACCTTTTTAATGGTCTTACAGTTTTGACGTACGCTAACAGTATGTTAAATCCTTTACTGTATGCGTTTTTGAGTGATAACTTTCGACGTTGTTTTCGCAAGGCTTTCAAGTGTGCTGAAAATCCTGACGCCGAACGGCGGTTGACAATCGAGAATAGTGTTTTACCAAAGAAGAGTagtaagaagaaaaaaatcaaaaaagatGTACCTTCTGTTAAAACCAAAGCAAAATATGAACTGGCGACACTGACAACAGCTATAGGAAGTGCCTTAATATTACCAAACGATGGCCTTCTACATCCCTCTCACCAAGAAACAACGAGCCTGTATGTTGATAAAGAAATTCAGACAAGTTAAAGATTCACTGTATAGGATAGACGTCACTATGTAAACATACAAAACGTTTATCTAATAACGAGCATTTGAACACTTCAAACACTTAACCATTGGTTTTATATTTACACCAAATCATACAGTAACATGTGTTGAGTAAGGTGTCAATTAgttatttagatttaaattgCATACATGTTGAAGTGCATCGTACGTAATATGCATGGGTTATAGACATGTGTAACCTTTAAAAACATTTCGTTAACTTGATTTGCTTAAAATAAGAAAGTTTGAAAGAAAGACCGATGACAAAGGAATCACTatcttttgtattgtttatattaaacaaacaaGGTATTAAAGAGGTACACTATAATATCACTTttatgctgatttttttttgttcatcaaaTTAAAATCGAGACATTATGAAACCTATTGTAATTTGAATATTCAAGAATTATGGTTACATTTACTACAAATTAACGAGTTTTAAACAATTCTACACATATCAATGAAATACAAGTATTGTCTAGCGCTAAATATTGTTGTTGAGAACACAGTTATTAtacaaatccaaaaaagttattagACTGTTTCTCATCACTTAGCACCGATCATCGGTCTCTTGTACAAAATAATAGTTTCCTCCGAGATCACTTGCCCAATTGGAACCAATCATTTGTGGAATATAATGATTGGAATATGTCTTTTATTGGCCTGCCAACCaccatgccaaaaaaaaaaaccatcaggAATAAACCAGTATTGTTCATAATCTTTCGAACTGTTGTGATAAAAAGTACTGACAATACTACATACTGAAATAAACGTCAAcctgtttttttgtaaaaataaaataaaaaaaaggatttatttAATCAGCAGGTCGACTTAgctttattcattttatttcattagagGACCTTCTTTGGAATGAcaggtacttttttttttttatgaaaaacagcTTTTTAAAACCACATATGAGAAACTTGTGGATTCATCATTCTATGTTTTTCCTGTCCTTTTGTGTATTTAACGCTTAattcgacattttttttaaaaactagaaCGAAACCAATTTCACAACACTTATTAAACGAGAAAAAGAGTACACATGAGCACCTTTTACATATGAAGTGAACACTAGACATTGTACAAATATTGTtatgttatatatgttttattggttattgtaaattaaaatttaattttgaaactatGATTTTTGCTTGTCATCCCTTAACGAGACTTAACCACAAACAAAACATGTTCATATGCATTACACGTCATGCTCCAGAATCGAGAAAAGTCTCTGAGAACACAGAATTTATCAAATACCTGTTTTGAGCAActtactttcaaaataaaaagattaaaaaaacatagACTTCTGATAAATATGTGACACAAGACAACTTTTGATAAAGTTTTAACTTCTAGCAGGTACATATTATGAATagggaaaaaagaaaacaccaaaaaaagCCTCCATGCGTCCGAAAAGCTTTTCTGAATGTACCTTCGTCATTATGTGATATTAAAGCATATAAAGGGACAATAACGTTGAagagatataaataaaaaaggaagattaaaaaaaacagctg
The genomic region above belongs to Mytilus trossulus isolate FHL-02 chromosome 7, PNRI_Mtr1.1.1.hap1, whole genome shotgun sequence and contains:
- the LOC134724587 gene encoding somatostatin receptor type 2-like, which codes for MNSTDYFYVYCDETGKNDSDNDTETSEEKLNRTAITTFLVSSYTIICIAGLIGNALVIYVVLRFAKMKTVTNLYILNLAVSDAMFLISLPFLITTTVLEHWIFDTAMCKIYFVLYSINFITSVLTLTALSGDRYLAVCHPVSSGRYRTTKIAFFVCLLIWSLSFFVMLPIILYSTTIPNPKDNSHDTCTVKWPEDQLIPPEKAFTWYTFLLGFAIPVSLIFVFYLSVVLNLSCIGPGMRTANKKRSRRKVTRLVFAVIGVYILCWLPHWVFQVNLTFQPQDYRLKDWEIYLFNGLTVLTYANSMLNPLLYAFLSDNFRRCFRKAFKCAENPDAERRLTIENSVLPKKSSKKKKIKKDVPSVKTKAKYELATLTTAIGSALILPNDGLLHPSHQETTSLYVDKEIQTS